In a genomic window of Streptomyces sp. NBC_01142:
- a CDS encoding AarF/ABC1/UbiB kinase family protein, which produces MSDLPRKAVTRTAKLAALPLGFAGRATWGLGKRIGGKSAEIVARELQQRTAEQLFKVLGELKGGAMKFGQAMSVFESALPEEVAGPYRAALTKLQDAAPPMPTRTVHTVLAERLGEEWRELFLSFEDKPSAAASIGQVHRAVWHDGREVAVKVQYPGAGEALLSDLTQLSRFARLLGPLIPGMDIKPLIAELRDRVSEELDYELEAQAQREHAAEFADDPDVLVPDVVHQCDQVLVTEWINGIPLAEVIADGTTEQRDRAGQLLARFLFSGPARTGLLHADPHPGNFRLLPEEDSQGWRLGVLDFGTVDRLPGGLPQTIGDCLRMTLEGEAEAVYGLLREEGFVKESIDLDPDAVLDYLLPIIEPAEAEEFTFTRSWMRNQAARIADIRSPAHQLGKQLNLPPSYLLIHRVTLSTIGVLCQLNATVRLRDELESSLPGFLPQDEEYEEYEELDEDGTAVQAQA; this is translated from the coding sequence ATGTCTGATCTTCCCCGGAAGGCGGTCACCCGGACCGCCAAGTTGGCCGCACTGCCACTTGGCTTCGCCGGTCGTGCCACCTGGGGTCTGGGAAAGCGGATCGGCGGCAAGTCCGCCGAGATCGTGGCCCGGGAACTGCAACAGCGCACGGCGGAGCAGCTGTTCAAGGTGCTCGGTGAGCTCAAGGGTGGTGCGATGAAGTTCGGGCAGGCCATGTCCGTCTTCGAGTCGGCGCTCCCCGAGGAGGTCGCGGGCCCCTACCGCGCGGCCCTCACCAAGCTCCAGGACGCGGCACCGCCGATGCCGACGCGCACTGTGCACACGGTTCTGGCGGAGCGGCTCGGCGAGGAGTGGCGGGAGCTGTTCCTGAGTTTCGAGGACAAGCCCTCGGCCGCCGCGTCCATCGGCCAGGTGCACCGGGCGGTGTGGCACGACGGACGCGAGGTCGCGGTCAAGGTGCAGTATCCAGGGGCGGGGGAGGCACTGCTGTCCGACCTGACCCAGCTCAGCCGGTTCGCCCGGCTGCTGGGGCCGCTGATTCCGGGGATGGACATCAAGCCGCTGATTGCCGAGCTCCGCGACCGTGTGTCGGAGGAGCTGGACTACGAGCTGGAGGCGCAGGCTCAGCGGGAGCACGCGGCGGAATTCGCTGACGACCCGGATGTGCTGGTGCCGGACGTGGTGCACCAGTGCGACCAGGTGCTGGTGACCGAGTGGATCAACGGGATACCGCTGGCCGAGGTGATCGCCGACGGCACGACCGAGCAGCGGGACCGGGCAGGTCAGTTGCTGGCCCGCTTTCTCTTTTCGGGCCCGGCCCGCACGGGGCTGCTGCACGCGGATCCGCACCCGGGGAACTTCCGGCTTCTCCCGGAAGAGGACAGCCAGGGCTGGCGACTGGGGGTTCTGGACTTCGGGACCGTGGACCGGCTGCCGGGCGGGCTGCCGCAGACCATCGGTGACTGCCTGCGGATGACGCTGGAGGGCGAGGCCGAGGCGGTCTACGGGCTGCTGCGGGAGGAGGGCTTCGTCAAGGAGTCCATCGACCTCGACCCGGACGCGGTGCTCGACTATCTGCTGCCGATCATCGAACCCGCGGAGGCCGAGGAGTTCACCTTCACCCGGAGCTGGATGCGCAACCAGGCGGCCCGGATCGCCGACATCCGCTCCCCCGCCCATCAGCTGGGCAAGCAGCTCAATCTGCCACCCTCGTATCTGCTGATACACCGGGTGACGCTGAGCACGATCGGGGTGCTCTGTCAGCTGAACGCGACGGTGCGGCTGCGCGACGAGCTCGAGTCGTCGCTCCCCGGGTTCCTCCCCCAGGACGAGGAGTACGAGGAGTACGAGGAACTCGACGAGGACGGCACGGCGGTCCAGGCGCAGGCCTGA
- a CDS encoding M48 family metallopeptidase — MPVDPSPHFAGETPPHSAGAQKRSATNRPPRGSGTSAVEVRRSARRSRTVSAYREGDRTIVLIPARMSEAEERRWVSVMLDKLAAQESKRILGDAELAERAERLSAQFFDGRARPTSVRWVTNQNTRWGSCTPAEGSIRLSHRLQGMPEYVVDYVLVHELAHLLVPGHGPGFWQLLEAYPRTERARGYLEGVVAADRLPHLPAARGE, encoded by the coding sequence GTGCCCGTCGACCCTTCCCCTCACTTCGCTGGGGAGACCCCACCGCACAGCGCCGGAGCTCAAAAACGCAGCGCGACAAACCGCCCGCCCCGCGGATCGGGGACGAGTGCGGTCGAGGTCCGCAGGAGCGCCCGGCGCAGCAGAACGGTCTCCGCCTACCGTGAGGGCGACCGGACCATTGTGCTCATCCCCGCCCGGATGTCGGAGGCGGAGGAACGGCGCTGGGTCAGCGTGATGCTCGACAAACTCGCAGCCCAGGAGAGCAAGCGGATCCTCGGTGACGCTGAACTGGCCGAGCGTGCGGAGCGGTTGTCCGCCCAGTTTTTCGACGGACGCGCAAGACCGACATCGGTGCGATGGGTGACAAATCAGAACACCCGCTGGGGCTCCTGTACGCCCGCGGAGGGCAGCATCCGCCTGTCGCACCGCCTGCAGGGCATGCCGGAGTATGTCGTCGACTACGTGCTCGTCCATGAACTGGCCCATCTGCTCGTACCCGGGCACGGCCCGGGGTTCTGGCAGCTTCTCGAGGCGTACCCCCGCACCGAGCGGGCCCGTGGCTATCTCGAGGGCGTCGTCGCTGCCGACCGGCTGCCGCATCTGCCCGCCGCTCGCGGTGAGTGA
- a CDS encoding ThiF family adenylyltransferase, which translates to MHPMVKPALRRAWRERQTVQFGVTPAHAVVVGPVDTATGALIELLDGTRGLPLLREEARAIGLPEKQVDLLVNRLTSAGLIDDPLAAGPAAAALRKRAGALDRLRPDLASLSVIHPEPGDGIRRLAARRAMRVQVRGAGRVGATVAAVLSASGVGRVEVLDGGCVEPWDVAPGGLPAESVGERRDTAARQLVRRSAPDRPPRAAESTAASGGGEPGLSLVVVAPRDGLAAYAPDPATAEGWITTGTPHLYSGVVEATGIVGPLVLPGGTACAGCMELGRAERDPGRPRLLAQWRSGRRGTVPACDIALATAVAGMTAAHALSFLDGELPASMGSRWEASLPLLDWRSERITPHLDCLCSADGKSEREHTSGFGPPHDTMAG; encoded by the coding sequence ATGCATCCGATGGTGAAGCCTGCCCTGAGGCGGGCATGGCGAGAGCGGCAGACCGTGCAATTCGGGGTGACACCCGCACACGCGGTAGTGGTGGGCCCGGTCGACACGGCGACGGGTGCCCTGATCGAGCTGCTGGACGGGACACGCGGACTGCCGCTGCTGCGCGAGGAGGCGCGTGCCATAGGCCTGCCGGAGAAACAAGTGGACCTGCTGGTGAACAGGCTGACGTCGGCGGGTCTGATCGACGATCCGTTGGCCGCGGGGCCCGCGGCCGCTGCGTTACGGAAACGGGCCGGCGCGCTTGACCGGCTCCGCCCCGACCTGGCCTCGCTCTCCGTGATCCATCCTGAACCGGGCGACGGGATACGCCGCCTTGCGGCCCGGCGGGCGATGCGCGTACAGGTGCGGGGTGCGGGCCGGGTCGGTGCAACGGTCGCCGCTGTGCTGTCCGCCTCCGGAGTGGGCCGGGTCGAGGTACTGGACGGCGGATGTGTGGAGCCGTGGGACGTGGCGCCCGGCGGGCTTCCGGCGGAGTCGGTCGGTGAGCGGCGGGACACGGCGGCCAGGCAGCTGGTGCGGCGGTCCGCGCCCGACCGTCCGCCGCGGGCGGCCGAGTCGACGGCGGCATCGGGCGGCGGCGAGCCCGGGCTCTCGCTGGTCGTCGTCGCTCCGCGGGACGGGCTGGCGGCCTACGCACCCGACCCTGCCACAGCCGAGGGCTGGATCACCACGGGGACTCCTCATCTGTACAGCGGAGTTGTCGAGGCCACCGGCATAGTGGGCCCACTGGTACTGCCGGGCGGCACCGCCTGCGCCGGCTGCATGGAGCTGGGCCGGGCAGAGCGCGACCCCGGGCGGCCGAGGCTGCTGGCGCAGTGGCGCTCCGGCCGCCGGGGTACGGTGCCGGCCTGCGACATCGCCCTGGCCACGGCCGTGGCGGGGATGACGGCCGCGCACGCGCTGTCGTTTCTCGACGGAGAGCTGCCCGCAAGCATGGGGTCGCGGTGGGAGGCGTCGCTGCCACTGCTTGACTGGCGGTCGGAACGAATCACGCCGCACCTCGACTGTCTCTGCAGTGCGGACGGGAAGAGTGAGAGGGAGCACACCTCGGGGTTCGGGCCGCCGCACGACACAATGGCCGGGTAA
- a CDS encoding ATP-dependent DNA helicase UvrD2, producing the protein MTAATHSSLFPQVPESADAVLDGLDPEQREVTTALHGPVCVLAGAGTGKTRAITHRIAYGVRAGILQPSSVLAVTFTNRAAGEMRGRLRQLGAGGVQARTFHSAALRQLQYFWPKAVGGDMPRLLERKIQLVAEAAARCRIRLDRNELRDVTSEIEWAKVTQTVPADYPAEVAKSHRDAPRDPAEISQVYGMYEQLKRDRSVIDFEDVLLLTVGILQDRHDIADQIRRQYQHFVVDEYQDVSPLQQRLLDLWMGDRDSLCVVGDASQTIYSFTGATPDHLLNFRTRHPSATMVKLVRDYRSTPQVVHLANGLLSQARGRAAEHRLELISQRDPGPEPAYTEYADEPAEAEGTARRIRDLIAAGVPAGEIAVLYRINAQSEVYEQALADAGVPYQLRGAERFFERQEVREAGAALRSAARFGDNDSLLDDVVDLPSQVRAVLSTKGWTTEPPAGSGAVRDRWESLASLVRLAEDYVRVQPEATLADLVAELDERAAAQHAPTVQGVTLASLHSAKGLEWDAVFLVGLTEGMMPITYAKTDEQVEEERRLLYVGVTRARLHLSLSWALSRSPGGRASRRPTRFLNGMRPGSVAPGARGAGGAGGIERGSGSRRKRRGPVLCRVCGKTLTDAGEMKLMRCEDCPSDMDEALYERLREWRSDQAKELGQPAYCVFTDKTLMAIAEAVPATEGELAGISGVGGRKLERFGADVLIICAGQELGGDDEED; encoded by the coding sequence GTGACAGCAGCAACGCACTCCTCTCTTTTCCCGCAGGTCCCCGAGTCGGCGGACGCGGTGCTCGACGGGCTCGACCCCGAGCAGCGCGAGGTCACGACGGCCCTGCACGGTCCGGTGTGTGTGCTGGCGGGAGCCGGCACGGGCAAGACGCGCGCGATCACCCACCGCATCGCGTACGGCGTGCGTGCGGGAATACTCCAGCCCTCCAGTGTGCTGGCCGTCACCTTCACCAACCGCGCCGCGGGCGAGATGCGCGGCCGGCTGCGCCAGCTCGGCGCGGGCGGCGTCCAGGCGCGTACGTTCCACTCCGCCGCCCTGCGCCAGCTCCAGTACTTCTGGCCAAAGGCGGTCGGCGGCGACATGCCCCGGCTCCTTGAGCGCAAGATCCAGCTGGTTGCAGAGGCCGCCGCGCGCTGCCGTATCCGGCTCGACCGCAATGAGCTGCGGGACGTCACGAGCGAGATCGAGTGGGCCAAGGTCACCCAGACCGTGCCCGCCGACTATCCGGCCGAGGTCGCCAAGTCGCACCGCGACGCCCCCCGCGACCCGGCCGAGATCAGCCAGGTCTACGGGATGTACGAGCAGCTCAAGCGCGACCGCTCGGTGATCGACTTCGAGGATGTGCTGCTTCTCACGGTCGGCATCCTCCAGGACCGGCACGACATCGCCGATCAGATCCGCCGCCAGTACCAGCACTTCGTGGTGGACGAGTACCAGGACGTCAGCCCGCTCCAGCAGCGGCTCCTGGACCTGTGGATGGGCGACCGGGACAGCCTCTGCGTCGTCGGTGACGCCAGCCAGACGATCTACTCCTTCACCGGCGCCACCCCGGATCATCTGCTGAACTTCCGCACCCGCCACCCCAGCGCGACCATGGTCAAGCTGGTCCGCGACTACCGCTCCACCCCCCAGGTGGTGCACCTCGCCAACGGGCTGCTGAGCCAGGCCCGCGGCCGGGCCGCCGAGCACCGTCTGGAGCTGATCTCCCAGCGGGACCCCGGCCCCGAGCCCGCCTACACCGAGTACGCGGACGAGCCGGCCGAGGCCGAGGGCACCGCCCGCCGCATCCGCGACCTCATCGCCGCGGGCGTCCCGGCCGGCGAGATCGCCGTGCTCTACCGGATCAACGCCCAGTCGGAGGTCTACGAGCAGGCACTGGCCGACGCCGGAGTCCCGTACCAGCTGCGCGGCGCCGAGCGCTTCTTCGAACGCCAGGAAGTACGGGAAGCGGGCGCCGCCCTGCGCAGCGCGGCCCGCTTCGGGGACAACGACTCGCTGCTCGACGATGTCGTCGACCTGCCCTCCCAGGTCCGGGCCGTCCTCTCGACCAAGGGCTGGACCACCGAGCCGCCCGCCGGGTCGGGAGCGGTGCGCGACCGCTGGGAATCGCTGGCCTCGCTGGTGCGGCTCGCCGAGGACTATGTACGCGTCCAGCCGGAGGCGACCCTCGCCGATCTGGTGGCCGAGCTGGACGAGCGTGCGGCGGCTCAGCACGCGCCCACCGTTCAGGGCGTTACCCTCGCCTCGCTCCACTCGGCGAAGGGCCTGGAGTGGGATGCGGTGTTCCTGGTCGGTCTCACCGAGGGCATGATGCCGATCACCTACGCCAAGACCGACGAGCAGGTCGAGGAGGAGCGCCGGCTCCTCTATGTCGGCGTCACCCGCGCCCGGCTGCATCTCTCACTCTCCTGGGCGCTCTCCCGCTCACCGGGCGGCCGCGCCTCCCGGCGCCCCACTCGCTTCCTGAACGGGATGCGTCCCGGCTCGGTCGCCCCCGGCGCCCGTGGTGCGGGCGGTGCGGGCGGCATCGAGCGCGGCAGCGGCAGCCGCCGCAAGCGGCGTGGCCCGGTGCTGTGCCGGGTCTGTGGCAAGACGCTCACCGACGCGGGCGAGATGAAACTGATGCGTTGCGAGGACTGCCCCTCGGACATGGACGAGGCGCTGTACGAGCGGTTGCGCGAGTGGCGCTCGGACCAGGCGAAGGAGCTGGGCCAGCCCGCGTACTGCGTGTTCACCGACAAGACGCTGATGGCGATCGCCGAGGCCGTGCCCGCCACCGAGGGCGAACTGGCGGGCATCTCCGGAGTCGGTGGCCGCAAGCTCGAGCGTTTCGGCGCCGATGTGCTGATCATCTGCGCAGGTCAGGAGCTTGGAGGAGACGACGAGGAGGACTGA
- a CDS encoding WhiB family transcriptional regulator, which produces MQLEAHAPSVPPSEMIPPPALTEDSALTPLTALTALDDAIENLGVPVPCRSYDPEVFFAESPADVEYAKSLCRTCPLMEACLAGAKERREPWGVWGGELFVQGVVVARKRPRGRPRKNPVAA; this is translated from the coding sequence GTGCAACTCGAAGCGCACGCCCCGTCCGTACCGCCTTCCGAGATGATCCCCCCGCCCGCCCTCACCGAGGACTCCGCCTTGACTCCGCTCACTGCGCTCACCGCGCTCGACGACGCCATCGAGAACCTCGGCGTACCCGTCCCCTGCCGTTCCTACGACCCGGAGGTCTTCTTCGCCGAGTCGCCGGCCGATGTCGAGTACGCCAAGTCCCTCTGCCGCACCTGCCCGTTGATGGAGGCCTGCCTTGCGGGCGCCAAGGAGCGGCGTGAGCCGTGGGGTGTCTGGGGCGGCGAGCTCTTCGTCCAGGGCGTAGTCGTCGCCCGCAAGCGGCCGCGTGGCCGCCCGCGCAAGAACCCGGTTGCGGCATGA